One window of the Desulfomonilia bacterium genome contains the following:
- a CDS encoding LemA family protein: MKKTPIVVGIIIGIVVIIAGYCISQYNKAISLNEAVKAQWAQVETQLKRRFDLIPNLVETVKGYAAYEKGVFESLANARKSYFSAQTINDKAKAAGDFEGAISRLLMLQERYPELKANESFLKLQDSLEGTENRISVERKRYNDAVRALNSYVKSFLGRFFANWANVKEAEYFDIPEAEKAVPQVKFN; this comes from the coding sequence ATGAAAAAGACACCAATCGTTGTCGGAATAATCATCGGAATTGTTGTTATAATCGCCGGCTACTGCATCTCTCAGTACAACAAGGCCATCAGCCTTAATGAAGCCGTAAAAGCCCAGTGGGCGCAGGTTGAAACACAGCTCAAACGCCGGTTCGATCTTATTCCGAACCTGGTAGAGACTGTAAAAGGCTATGCCGCATATGAAAAAGGCGTGTTCGAATCACTGGCAAATGCCCGCAAATCATATTTTTCGGCACAGACCATAAACGACAAAGCAAAGGCGGCAGGCGACTTCGAAGGTGCGATCTCCAGGCTCCTTATGCTGCAGGAGCGCTACCCTGAGCTGAAAGCGAACGAATCGTTCCTGAAGCTTCAGGACAGTCTCGAAGGCACTGAAAACCGCATTTCAGTCGAAAGAAAGCGTTACAACGATGCAGTGAGAGCCCTCAATTCATATGTGAAATCTTTCCTGGGACGCTTTTTCGCCAATTGGGCAAACGTAAAAGAGGCCGAATATTTCGACATTCCTGAAGCCGAGAAGGCAGTACCGCAGGTAAAATTCAATTAA
- a CDS encoding ATP-binding cassette domain-containing protein, with translation MPESFLSFNDVSFTYDALADMLISGMSASFPNGWTGIVGANGVGKSTILKLASNELTPLKGKIISPGTAVYCAQRTDKAPPDLPDLIMSADSASCNLRRILEIGDDWPERWETLSHGERKRAQIAEALWRKPGVLALDEPTNHIDMATRAMLISSLSGFGGIGLIVSHDRELLDKLCSRCLFVDTPKCTMRPGNYSLASAQEKKETEAALRKKVAAKEAYAKLKREASSRMNEARAADRKRSKRGIDKKDHDAKSKINLARVTGKDAVAGKLLRQLEGRLDQAKKLEQSVKVNKTYDLGIWIEGLRCERDFLFRINSGEIPLGAGRKLFFPDLAMRPDDRIAVSGINGAGKSTLIRHVISCSCLPEDKITYIPQEIDLKDTGRIMDEVKRLPRERLGHVMTVVSCLGSRPGRLLESTEPSPGETRKILLSLGISRNPWLIIMDEPTNHMDLPSITCLEEALAGCPCGLLLISHDRRFLDSLTEKDWRIIKNASGDSRLFID, from the coding sequence ATGCCTGAAAGTTTTTTAAGTTTCAATGACGTAAGCTTTACATATGACGCGCTTGCAGACATGCTCATATCGGGCATGTCCGCAAGTTTTCCCAACGGATGGACCGGCATCGTTGGCGCAAACGGTGTAGGGAAAAGCACCATTTTAAAACTCGCATCAAATGAGCTTACACCCTTAAAAGGAAAAATAATCTCTCCGGGCACTGCGGTTTATTGCGCACAGAGGACCGATAAAGCACCTCCTGACCTTCCCGACCTTATTATGTCGGCAGACAGTGCTTCCTGCAATTTAAGGCGCATCCTAGAGATAGGCGATGACTGGCCTGAACGCTGGGAAACTCTGAGCCATGGCGAGCGAAAACGCGCTCAGATTGCTGAAGCGCTGTGGCGTAAACCCGGCGTCCTTGCCCTTGACGAACCTACAAACCATATAGATATGGCGACTAGAGCCATGCTCATATCGTCTCTGTCCGGGTTTGGCGGCATAGGTTTGATCGTTAGCCATGACAGGGAGTTGCTCGATAAATTGTGTTCCAGGTGCCTCTTCGTCGATACGCCCAAATGTACAATGAGGCCGGGGAATTATTCTCTTGCCAGCGCACAGGAGAAAAAGGAGACCGAAGCAGCCTTAAGAAAAAAGGTGGCCGCAAAAGAAGCATATGCAAAGCTCAAGCGTGAGGCCTCATCGCGTATGAATGAGGCCAGAGCAGCGGACAGGAAACGCTCAAAACGAGGAATCGATAAAAAAGACCATGACGCAAAATCGAAAATCAACCTTGCAAGGGTGACTGGCAAGGACGCCGTTGCGGGGAAGCTCCTGCGGCAGCTCGAAGGACGCCTCGATCAGGCAAAAAAACTGGAACAATCAGTCAAGGTCAATAAAACCTATGACCTGGGCATATGGATCGAAGGCCTCAGATGCGAACGAGATTTCCTTTTCAGGATCAACTCTGGTGAAATACCCCTTGGAGCAGGAAGAAAGTTGTTTTTTCCGGACCTCGCCATGAGACCTGATGACAGGATTGCGGTATCAGGCATCAATGGCGCTGGCAAAAGTACTTTGATAAGACATGTCATCTCATGCTCATGTCTTCCTGAAGACAAGATCACCTACATTCCACAGGAGATCGACCTGAAAGATACAGGCAGGATAATGGATGAGGTGAAAAGGCTTCCTAGGGAAAGGCTCGGCCATGTAATGACCGTTGTGAGCTGTCTCGGGTCAAGGCCCGGAAGGCTTCTTGAAAGCACCGAACCGAGCCCGGGAGAAACCAGAAAAATATTACTTTCTCTCGGCATATCCCGAAACCCCTGGCTCATAATTATGGACGAGCCCACAAACCACATGGACCTTCCTTCCATAACATGCCTTGAGGAGGCCCTCGCCGGATGTCCATGCGGATTGCTGCTCATTAGCCATGACAGGAGATTTCTTGACAGCCTGACTGAAAAAGACTGGCGCATAATAAAAAATGCTTCGGGAGATTCCCGGCTGTTTATTGATTAG
- a CDS encoding TPM domain-containing protein gives MKPRAKKFSFLAVLSMLFILSAAVKVPAVEGPPADYIEDRAGIIDASTKAGLSSRLKALDQKTGIQMVVLTVPSTEGIPIEEYSIERAQKWGIGQKGKDNGILFVVAVNDRKYRIEVGYGLESVMPDSLAGTIGRQYMVPKFRQGDFSGGINDAANAVIGTVAKAYGTEVEGTAPAEPVRQSKGKVKSIPSAFLLIFVTFIVLSRIFSPFGRRSFGRRHGGIWIGGGGFGGGGSFGGGGFSGGGGGFGGGGSSGGW, from the coding sequence ATGAAACCTCGTGCTAAAAAGTTTTCATTCCTGGCTGTTCTTTCCATGCTGTTCATCCTTTCAGCAGCGGTTAAAGTTCCGGCTGTCGAAGGCCCGCCGGCGGATTATATCGAGGACAGGGCCGGTATAATAGACGCCTCTACAAAGGCCGGCCTTTCTTCCAGGCTTAAAGCGCTTGATCAGAAAACCGGGATACAGATGGTCGTGCTTACCGTTCCTTCTACAGAAGGGATACCCATTGAAGAATACTCGATAGAGCGTGCGCAGAAATGGGGTATCGGACAGAAGGGAAAGGATAACGGCATACTCTTTGTTGTTGCCGTAAATGACAGAAAATACCGCATCGAAGTCGGATACGGTCTTGAATCAGTGATGCCCGACAGCCTTGCCGGGACAATAGGAAGACAGTACATGGTGCCTAAATTCAGGCAAGGCGACTTCTCGGGCGGGATCAACGATGCGGCAAACGCCGTAATCGGCACCGTAGCAAAGGCCTACGGCACCGAGGTCGAAGGGACCGCACCTGCTGAGCCTGTCCGTCAATCAAAAGGCAAAGTCAAATCCATTCCTTCTGCATTCCTTCTTATATTTGTAACCTTCATCGTTCTGAGCAGGATTTTTTCTCCATTCGGACGGCGTTCATTCGGAAGGCGCCACGGGGGAATCTGGATAGGAGGCGGTGGTTTCGGCGGTGGCGGCAGCTTCGGAGGCGGAGGTTTCAGCGGAGGCGGAGGCGGTTTCGGCGGAGGCGGCTCATCGGGCGGATGGTGA
- a CDS encoding YkgJ family cysteine cluster protein codes for MHQVQEKECKRCGKCCGTSMFAYVNEDDLNRWRREHRQDLIDIAENGETIWAGDRIMTSTGEYFRECQFLKRTEDGCTCMIYETRPGVCASYSPGSSPLCPQWDGY; via the coding sequence ATGCATCAGGTTCAGGAAAAGGAATGCAAAAGATGCGGCAAGTGCTGCGGGACGAGCATGTTCGCATATGTTAATGAAGATGATCTGAACAGATGGAGAAGAGAGCACAGGCAAGATCTCATTGATATTGCCGAAAACGGTGAAACCATATGGGCCGGAGACAGGATAATGACCTCAACCGGCGAGTATTTCAGGGAATGCCAGTTCCTCAAAAGGACTGAAGACGGCTGCACCTGCATGATATACGAGACAAGGCCTGGTGTCTGCGCTTCTTATTCTCCAGGTTCTTCACCTCTGTGCCCCCAGTGGGACGGTTACTGA